From the genome of Amycolatopsis granulosa:
CACGGGTGGGGAACGAACGCCCCCCGGCCACCACCGAGTTTCCGGTGTGCCCTGGTGTAACCGCCACGATCCGCCTCCTCTTACCGCTGATTCCCCTGCCGGTGCCTCCGGGAAAGAGGCACAGGACAGAGGTACCAGGGGCGGCGCGGTTGATCTGCGGTCAACGAGAGCGCCTGCGATCGGCGGCGCTCAGCGGTCGGTGACCGGTCGATGAGCGGTAAGCGGACTTCAGCCCGACCCTGCTTCCGAATGGGTGACGAGTCGCTGAGCGACATCGCGTCACGGTATTCCGTACCGCCAAACGGCGCAATCAGTTTCACGTTCCACTATGGACAACGTGCGGGTCACGACAGGAGTTCCCGGCCCAGCGGGGTCATCAGGTCGGCCACGTCGGAGTAGGCGACGGCGACCTCGTGGTACCCGCACGCCATCGGGTAGCCGCGCGCGTCGGTGCTGATGCCGAACACGACGGCGTCCTCCCGGAACCCCACCTGGAGCGCCGGGGTGTCGAGGACACCCCACGGACGCAGGTCGCGGGGAGCCAGCGGCACGCGCTCGCCGAGGGGCGGGCTGCCGTCGCAGTACCCGCCCGGCGTCATCCGCAGGATCCGCGACTCCAGCTCGCTCATCGCGGTCTGGCTGCCGGCGATGCCGGCGAACACGTCGGCGGGGGTGATCAACTTGCCGGTCCGCAGGTCGACGTCGAGCCACAGCGTGGTGTACCCGCCGTGGTTGCCGAACTGGCTCGACGCGACCATCAGGTCGTAACGCACCGACAGCACCCGGTCGGTCCGGCGGTGGAACTCCGCCTTGGCGGTGATGGCGGGATCCTCGGCGGGGTCGGCCAGGCCGGCGTGGACGTAGCCGGTGAAGTCGTCGAGCGGTTTCACCAGTTGCGCGTTGATCCGGTCCTGCAGTGCCTGATCGCGCATGCCGCTGACGTGCACGTACTGCGCGTCCACGTGGAAGGCCGGGCCGGTGGCCGCTTCCCGGCGGGTCTCCAGGCTCACCTGCATCGCGCCCTGCTGCCCGGCCGCGGGCACTGGAGGCACTGCGGGCGCCGCGGCGACCGGTGGCGGCGTGTCGGTGTGGCCGAGCACCGCGATCGTGCCGGCCACGGCACCGGCACCGACCGCGACGGCGGCGAGCGCGACCCCGATCTTCGCGCCGAGGCCCATCCCGGTGCCGACCGCCGCCAGCCCGCTCGCCGCACCCGGCGCGGCCGCGGTCCCGGCGCCGAGCAGCGCGAGCGGTGACAACGCGAGCAGCGCGCCGGCCCGCTGCGCCAGCCGGCCCAGCCCGCGTTGTTCCCAGTCCGGCCCGTACCCGGCGATGGCCGCATTCTCCAGCTCGGCGACGAACTCGGCCGCCGTCACCGGCCGCCGGTCGGCGTCCTTCGCCATACCGCGGGTGATCAGGCCGCGGACCGGGGCCGGCGCGGCGTTCGCCGGCACCGGCGCGTGCTCGTGCAGGTCCTGCAGTTCAGCGGTGGTCGTGCCGGCGTAGGGCTGCCTGCCGGTG
Proteins encoded in this window:
- a CDS encoding protein kinase domain-containing protein gives rise to the protein MLTRDWVVPGYTELHRLGAGGFGEVVLARHEASGVFAAIKYLFGQHLGDPERLAAFRREAEMLSRVRSPHIARLHEFYEGPHGAAIVMEAISGVSLHEVLARDGVLSPESALAVLKGSLLGLADAHRAGVVHRDYKPTNVLVGPGRESKLVDFGVATLAGRAGLPVGTPSYMAPEQWRGAPASPATDVYAATCVFFQTVTGRQPYAGTTTAELQDLHEHAPVPANAAPAPVRGLITRGMAKDADRRPVTAAEFVAELENAAIAGYGPDWEQRGLGRLAQRAGALLALSPLALLGAGTAAAPGAASGLAAVGTGMGLGAKIGVALAAVAVGAGAVAGTIAVLGHTDTPPPVAAAPAVPPVPAAGQQGAMQVSLETRREAATGPAFHVDAQYVHVSGMRDQALQDRINAQLVKPLDDFTGYVHAGLADPAEDPAITAKAEFHRRTDRVLSVRYDLMVASSQFGNHGGYTTLWLDVDLRTGKLITPADVFAGIAGSQTAMSELESRILRMTPGGYCDGSPPLGERVPLAPRDLRPWGVLDTPALQVGFREDAVVFGISTDARGYPMACGYHEVAVAYSDVADLMTPLGRELLS